From the genome of Pirellulales bacterium:
CCGCGAAACGAATGTAGCGAATGTGCCAGAGTGACACGCAAGCGGATTGCTGGATCCTGATTCCCATTTCGATTCGGCAAGAAGGCGAGCAAGAACCTTTGGCGATCGATTCTCAGCGACTCATGCACGGTAGAATCCGCCCTGCGTAAAGGTGCAAAGACATTCAAACGAAGCAATGGCCAAAAACGGCGTAGGGGTTGAAATGGTGTAATTTCGGACGAGCGAATCCTTCAGCGCAATATCAATTCGCGATTCAACGCCTCGCATCAGTTCCATTCTTACCGCTGTAGCGTCGCTGGCAATTTGCCTGTTCGACGCCTGGCGATCAAGGCGTAATACTGGTTCCACTCGGTTTGCAAAAGCCCTCATCTAATATCGACCAAGAGACGTGATGGTTTGGCATCGAGTTGAGACGCGGTGTCGACGTTGCGTTGAATGTGGGCCTGCACGGTTTCGGCGACTGGCCATACGGCCGGGATCCATGCCTTGCTTTTCAGCTTCCTCGACTAAGCGCGCCTCAGATCGTTCGAGATGTCGACTGTAATAGTCATCCTTCTAACCTGCCTTTTCACAGCACTCAAATAGTTAATTCCAGCCAACGGCGGACAGGCATTGTGTTTTCCATTAGCGATTGCCATCTCCGACAAATGGATTGGTTGCTTTCTCTCGTCCAATCGTCGTCGCTGGACCATGGCCGGAGAGAACGATCGTATCTTCGGGCAGCGTAAACAGCTTCGTGCGGATGCCCTCGGCTAGTTGCTCAAAGCTGCCATCGGGAAAATCGGTGCGGCCGATGCTGCCGGCGAATAGAACATCGCCACCGAAAACAATCGCGGGGCGGCCGGTTTGCCAGATGTATACGACATGGCCCGACGAGTGGCCGGGGATCTCGCGCACTTCAAGAATAAAGCCGGCATATTCGACGGTGTCTCCTTCGTTCACCGTGCGATCGGCCAGTGGACTAACCAGCGGTACACCAAATTGGGCGGAGAGGTTTTGATTGGGGTCAATCAGCTTCTCAACTTCAGCCGCGCCGATCACGATTGGGCAATTGGGCCACCGTGCTACCATCGCGCTGTTGCCGGCGATATGGTCGCTGTGGCCATGCGTAATCAAGATCGCTGCCGGAGTCAGTCCGTGCTGCTCGATTTCGGCGATGATTCGCGCAGGTTCCAGGCCCGGGTCGATCAGCAAGCAGTCCGCACGGCCTTCGAGCCACGCCACATAGCTGTTTTCTTGAAACGGGCGGGAAACGATCGTGAGAATTTGCGGGTGATGTGCAGGCATGGGACCGAGGAAAATTGGCAAGTGGCGAAGTTGGGCAAATCGGTCAGGATGCAAAATGGAGAATGGCGGGTGGCCCGTCAGATTGAATAGCGGCGACACCGTATGTGTTGATCCATGAAATCGAACCGCAAGTGGATTCCAGTTCTGCCGTCTTTGACGAACCTATTGAATAACGAAGGTCTTACTATTTGGGAAAATATTCAGATTCTACCGATTGTATTGCCGACGAATACCTACACGAGACCGAAAAGCGGTTGAATCGTCGGCTGGCGGCGCGCACTGCTAGCAGTGCCGACTTTGCCCGGTAGAAACTGCTGGCCGAGCGAGGTCTGCGGAATTTGGCCGCCGACGAACGGAGCGGGGCTGTATGACGCGAGTTTCGAAGAAACTCGCCTTTTGAATGTTACCAGGGGAGGTATCTGGATCATGGTCTACCGGCTTTCAAGCATCGTTGGAAGTCTGATGGCGATTGGCCTCATGCAGGCTGTGCTAGTCGTTCCGTCGGCGGCGCAACAAGAAGGCTCGCGGGCAAACATATACAATGGTGCCCCGTCCTACGGCCCGGCTCCATATGTAATGATGAAGCCGTCGCGAAATCTGAGCGACGTATTTAATGGCGCGCTGAGCAACAGCGACGTGCGACCGGCTTCGCATCAAGAGCCGACGCTGGCACCGCGAGGAGGTCAGATCGGGCCGAGCGGACAATCCGCGAAGACCGGCGAAGCGATTCCACCGGGCATCGTTGCGGAAAATGGTGCTGTCTTTGGTCCCGAAGGGGAATACTTCGACGACAGCATGGCCGGCGAATACTGCGACGAATGTGACGGGTATTGTCCTCCTGGATACAGTGGCAACTACTACGTGCGCGGCGAATATCTGCTGTGGTGGCTCAGTGGCGACAAATATTCGCCGCTTGTTACCACGAGTCCCAGCAACACGCCGCAAGCCCAGGCTGGCGTACTGGGAGAGTCTGGAACCCGAACGTTATTTGGCGACGATTCGCTCAACGGCGGCAGCCGAAATGGCGTGCGCACCGTGCTTGGGATGTATTTGACCGAGTGCGACCGGCTCGAAGCGGATTGGTTTACGCTCGGAAGCAACGGAGCCGCCTATCACAACAGCTCACAGGGAGATCCGATTTTGGCGCGGCCGTTTTTCAACCTTTCGACCGGGGCGCAAGATGCCAACTTGGTTGCCTATCCTGGAGTCTTCAGCGGGCGAATTGACATTCGCGCTAATACCCAATTCATGGGCGCTGGAATCCATTTGGCGCGCAACCTGTCGTACTGCGGCGGTTGCGGCGGTTATAGCAAGCTCGATTTCATCTACGGCTTTCGCTACTTGGGGTTGTACGAAAACTTCGATGCGGATACCACGACGACCGTGACTGGGCAATCGACGGCGCCGATCGGAACGGTGTTCAATGTCCACGACGCCTTTGCGACCTCAAACAATTTCTTTGGCGGCAACGTCGGCATCTTAGGTGAAGCGAATCGCGGGCGCTGGTTCTTCACCGGGGCCGCACGACTCGGCATCGGCGGTACTCGCGAGCATGTGAGCGTCGGAGGTTCGACCACCGTTGCTCAACCGGGCGAAGACGTCAACACTTTCACGGGTGGCCTGTTGGCAATGCCCACGAATATCGGCAGGTATTCGAATAACGGATTCAGCCTCGTGCCGCACTTGGAATTGCGTGTAGCCTATCTCATTGCGCCGCGAATTCGCTGGACCGTAGGCTACGACCTGATGTATTGGAGCCGCGTGGTCCGGCCGGGCGATCAAAGCGACCTGTTTGTGAATCCGACGCAGGCTTCCGGTCAGCAACTTCGCGGCACACCAGGACCGTTGTTTCCGTTCAAAGAGACCGATTTGTGGATTTCCGGCGTCAGTACGGGGTTTGAGTTTAATTTCTAAAGTGGCGGCCGGCAGGCGGCGGGCGGAGAACTTGGCGCTATTGGAATGTAGCTGCGTCGAGTCGTGCGTGGCGATCAAGTCGGCGAGCGACAGGTGGTAAATCGTATTTCAGGCCGCTGGCGCAGTTGAAAAGGACGGCCGATTCGTGAGGGCGAACTTGGCCATTTTGGATGGCCTGCGTGTAAGCCGCGTAGGTCGCGGCTGTTTCAGGGCATAGCAGTAACCCTTCTCGTTCGGCGACTTCTTTACGAGCTGCGATTGTGTCCACGTCCGCGACGGCCATCGCAAAGCCGCCACTTTCGCGAATGGCTTGCAACATGAGAAAATCGCCGATCGCCGCAGGAACGCGAATCCCCGAAGCCACCGTGTGCGGATTGGGCCACGTTTCGGCAAATGGTGCGCCCTCTTGCCAGGCTTTGAAGATCGGCGCGCAGCCTGCCGCTTGCACTACGACCATTCGCGGCAGCTTACCATGGATCCAGCCGATGGCTTGCAGTTCTTGAAAGGCTTTCCACATGCCGATCAGCCCCGTGCCGCCGCCGGTAGGGTAGAAAATAACGTCGGGCATCTGCCAGCCCAATTGTTCGGCCAACTCAAGGCCCATGGTCTTCTTTCCCTCGATCCGGTAAGGCTCTTTGAGCGTGGAGAAGTCAAACCAGCCCATCGCGTCTTTGTGCTGAGCGACGAGCTTGCCACAATCGTTGATCAGGCCGTTCACTCGCCAGAGTTTCGCGCCTTGTGAGACAATTTCACGGACATTGATTTCGGGTGTGTCGTCGGGGCAGAAAATGAATACTTCGATGCCTGCGCGCGTCGAGTAGGCCGCCGCCGCCGCACCGGCGTTGCCATTGGTCGGCATAGCAATTTTCTTGATACCGAGTTCTTTGGCCATCGAGACGGCGATGCAAAGGCCGCGCGCCTTGAATGAGCCGGTTGGCAAGCGTGCCTCGTCTTTGACCAACAATGGTCCGCTGCCGGTTTGCAACTTGTGGAGTTGAATGAGCGGCGTCATTCCTTCGCCAAGGCTTACCATGTTTTCCGCTCGCCGCACCGGGAGAAATTCTCGATATCGCCACAAATCCGGCGGACGCGCGGCAATTTCCTCCTTCGTTACTCCAGTGGCAATGGCTTGCAGATCGTACCGCACGAGCAGTGGCTTGTCGGCCTTGGAAAGACCGTGAACTTGGTCTGCTGCGTATCGGTCTCCTTGAAGGCCGCATTCTAAGTGCGTAACAAATGTGCGGTGCTGGGTGGTGAGATTTGCTTGTGCCGACATTTCTTTTCTAAATGCAGTATTCTATCAATTCCATGCCGCGTTGCGCCGGCCAGGTGGGGTCTGGCCTGTCTAGCCGAAGGGGGATTTCGCCGAGGATGTGGGCCACTTGAAAGGTTTGAACGCGTAGTTCTGGAACCGCCGTAGTTTCCCAGAGAGTGCCGCGCAGCAAGGGGCCGATGGCATACAGCACGTTTGAGGGCCGGCCATCACGGTCGATCGTGGCAAATTCCGCGGTGACGCGCACGCCCAGATCGAGATCGTCCAACGCAACGATCCCATCGGTGATCAGTTGTTGCAACAACGGCGAAGCAGCGGCCGACAGTCGCTCTTGAGGGCCCAGGCAATTCATCACCAAGTCGCCGTCGATCGTTCGCTGTTCGCCGCCAGCATCCTGCAGCCCCACGCGAATTTTGGCACCGGCTGCTTGCAATTCACGAATCTCGCCCCGTTCGACCTGCAACTTGCCTTGCGCGAGCCCCTCCGACACACGCTGATGGATAAGCTGCGCGATACGGTGGCGATTGACGTTCCAGCGTGCGCGATATTGCTGAAGGAACGTGCGTCGCTCGTCATTGGAGAAATGCTGCCAGATGAGCTGTGTAAATGGCCGCAGCTTGTCGACCAGCAGCGCTGGATTGATTCCGTCGCGATTCAGCCGCGCACAATGTTCTTCGATCTCGCTGACGAGTGCAGCCAGACTCAGCGCGGTTGGATCTTGCGACGGAAAACCGGTGTACTCGATCCCTTGAAAGTGTGAGTTGGGAAGTAAGCCATGGCGCGATACAGCCGTAACCCTTCCCTGCCACTGGAGTTCAGTTAGCGTTAAATAGACGTCGACCATCGTCAGGCCGGTGCCCAGCAAGATGATGCTTTTGTTGCGATCAATCAATTGCTTTTCCGAATATTCCCAGCACTTCAGATAGCCCGAATGGCGAAATGGTTGACCATCAACGATTGGATCGGCCGGCGGTAAATTTCCAGTCGCCAACAATATTTTGTCGGCGTGGACCTCGCGACCGTCCGCGAGTTCGATGGTGGCTGTTTTTCCGTTCGGGGTGATGCGAATCGCTTCTCCTTCCAAGGATTCGATCGAAGAACCGGAACGATTTCGCTCTGGGCGCGCATGGGCGTGAAGCAAAGCTAGTAAATAATCGCCATAGATCCTCCGCGGCAGGAATTGCTCGCGGAGTTGTGCATCGGGAACATCAGAGTATTCGCAGCGCGTGCGAAGCCACTCGACAAAATTCGTCAAGTCGTCCGCCAGGGCGGACATGTTGCGAGCCACAACGTTGAGCAAATGCTCGGGTCGCTTCGTGCTATAAGCAACGCCGCGGCCCAAGGGAAACCGATGATTGATCAGTACGATTCGTCGTGGATCGTGGCTCAGCCGAGACAAATTCACCGCGGTGATTGTGCCACAAAAGCCGCCGCCGAGAATTGCGATGGTCTTCACTGTTGAACAAGCCTAACGAGAATCGACCGGCAGCGACACCGGATCGAATTTGTGGATAACTGATCGTTGCGAACGCAAACGGCCCCAATGCCGTTGCCGTGTTCCCTCATTGGAATCCACATTGTCGCTTGCTGGCTACCACATTGCACGTAGATTATTCACTCGCCCGGTAAACATTGAATAGCTTGTTGATCGGCAAAGTTGCGATTGAATCGTCGAATGATGGGTTGAATGCAAACAACACCGTCGCCATCGCTGCTGCATCGTTTTCAAATCTCTCGAGCGAAGCGACCGGCGCTTCGCTCGGCAGGTCAACCTGGGGCGGATATAGCAACAAGCTCGGCTCGACGCCAATCGCACGAAAACGCGTGATGTGCCGCATTGCATCGGCACATCACGCGAATCGAATTTATCCAAGATTCTGCGTGAAAGAACTTGTGGCGGTAGTTTATTGCCGTCTCGATGTTTTTCCGAGGAGCCGGACGAAGGTATCCATTGCTCCATCTGCTGATCAGTTGACTTTGTCGCGTTGGCGTACCGATCTTACTTGGCCTCGCGGAATATGCCGGTGGCGTACCAGATGCCATTGTCGCTCTGCCGGATGTCGTAGCCATAGCTGGCTTGCCGAGCATTGACGGCCGACCAGTGTCCCTCGGATTGCCGCCAACTAGCAACACAATCAACGCACGAGTCCATTAAGTCTTGCGAAGGCCAGCTTTCCGCCACCACTTCGACAGGCATTCCCGACTTTCCGCGACCGAGCAGACGGCCAAGGATGCGCTGGAATCGCGATTCCCAATGGTGATGCCCTTGGACGCGCACTTGGGCTTGATATTTGGAATGGCTCTTGGCTTCGGACAATAGAATCGGATCGTTTTCGCCGGTGGTGCTGGCCGGATGTTCGGGATGAATCCGCACGGCAAAAATCATACTGCGCTGCGTAAGCGTCCCTGGCGGCAAATCGAGCATCGCAGCGATGTGGCTTTCGCGAAATCGGTAGTACTTGCCAGGAGTAAATGGAACGACGCTGACGACGTAGCCGTAGTATTCGGCCTTGTCGTGCGTGTAGTCGATGACGGCAAGTCCAGGGCCATTTCGCAGTTCAGAAAATGCGCCATGGTTAAGCAATTGAATCGGTTTCCCCTTGACTTTGATCTCGGTCTGCACGGGCACTTTCACCAGCAGGTAATTGTCGAGCCGTTCACGAATGCCTGGTTCTGTCAGCTCGCTCTCGATATTGACGACCGAGTCGATTGCTGCCGGCGCGAGCTTCTTGACTTGATCCTCGGGGCGGTAGAAGTGCAGCAGAACATGCTTCTTCTCCGCCTTGGCTCGATCGGTCGCAGCGCGATAGTCTTCAAGCCAAACAAGCGGCTTAGGTGGCGAATGTGGCTTCGGGGTCTTGTCGTCCGCAGAATGTGCTGCGCGGGGCGACAAAGCTGATATCAAACAGAACAATACCGCGAGCGTGGTGCAAATCCGATGCATGCATGGTCTCCTTAAATCGGGGCAAAGCGAATGAAGCGAACCAGGCTCCCTTGACGCCGAGCGACTTTGCGAACCGGTTTGAAAGACGCGGCAAACCGTTGCCGCAGGGCTTGTGTGTTTGGCGATTCGGGGTGGGAAATCCCTCCACGGCGATCGCACAAAGGCAGGTTCAAGCCATTGGTCCGCCGAGCCTGGCCATGTTTAATGGCGTCATTAAGGCAAACTAAAAAGAGGTCGGCAAGGGGGATGAATGGAAGTTCTGGATAAACTACCTAGAGTTTAACGACTACTGTCTGATTCTCATTTCCAATGAAGTTGAAGCACACGAAAAGACTTACGACGATTCGCAACGAGGTAAGATAAATATTCACAACGACTTCGGAATAATGATGCTGAATTTGACGATTTT
Proteins encoded in this window:
- a CDS encoding MBL fold metallo-hydrolase, whose protein sequence is MPAHHPQILTIVSRPFQENSYVAWLEGRADCLLIDPGLEPARIIAEIEQHGLTPAAILITHGHSDHIAGNSAMVARWPNCPIVIGAAEVEKLIDPNQNLSAQFGVPLVSPLADRTVNEGDTVEYAGFILEVREIPGHSSGHVVYIWQTGRPAIVFGGDVLFAGSIGRTDFPDGSFEQLAEGIRTKLFTLPEDTIVLSGHGPATTIGREKATNPFVGDGNR
- a CDS encoding BBP7 family outer membrane beta-barrel protein — protein: MVYRLSSIVGSLMAIGLMQAVLVVPSAAQQEGSRANIYNGAPSYGPAPYVMMKPSRNLSDVFNGALSNSDVRPASHQEPTLAPRGGQIGPSGQSAKTGEAIPPGIVAENGAVFGPEGEYFDDSMAGEYCDECDGYCPPGYSGNYYVRGEYLLWWLSGDKYSPLVTTSPSNTPQAQAGVLGESGTRTLFGDDSLNGGSRNGVRTVLGMYLTECDRLEADWFTLGSNGAAYHNSSQGDPILARPFFNLSTGAQDANLVAYPGVFSGRIDIRANTQFMGAGIHLARNLSYCGGCGGYSKLDFIYGFRYLGLYENFDADTTTTVTGQSTAPIGTVFNVHDAFATSNNFFGGNVGILGEANRGRWFFTGAARLGIGGTREHVSVGGSTTVAQPGEDVNTFTGGLLAMPTNIGRYSNNGFSLVPHLELRVAYLIAPRIRWTVGYDLMYWSRVVRPGDQSDLFVNPTQASGQQLRGTPGPLFPFKETDLWISGVSTGFEFNF
- a CDS encoding threonine synthase, which translates into the protein MSAQANLTTQHRTFVTHLECGLQGDRYAADQVHGLSKADKPLLVRYDLQAIATGVTKEEIAARPPDLWRYREFLPVRRAENMVSLGEGMTPLIQLHKLQTGSGPLLVKDEARLPTGSFKARGLCIAVSMAKELGIKKIAMPTNGNAGAAAAAYSTRAGIEVFIFCPDDTPEINVREIVSQGAKLWRVNGLINDCGKLVAQHKDAMGWFDFSTLKEPYRIEGKKTMGLELAEQLGWQMPDVIFYPTGGGTGLIGMWKAFQELQAIGWIHGKLPRMVVVQAAGCAPIFKAWQEGAPFAETWPNPHTVASGIRVPAAIGDFLMLQAIRESGGFAMAVADVDTIAARKEVAEREGLLLCPETAATYAAYTQAIQNGQVRPHESAVLFNCASGLKYDLPPVARRLDRHARLDAATFQ
- a CDS encoding FAD/NAD(P)-binding protein; translated protein: MKTIAILGGGFCGTITAVNLSRLSHDPRRIVLINHRFPLGRGVAYSTKRPEHLLNVVARNMSALADDLTNFVEWLRTRCEYSDVPDAQLREQFLPRRIYGDYLLALLHAHARPERNRSGSSIESLEGEAIRITPNGKTATIELADGREVHADKILLATGNLPPADPIVDGQPFRHSGYLKCWEYSEKQLIDRNKSIILLGTGLTMVDVYLTLTELQWQGRVTAVSRHGLLPNSHFQGIEYTGFPSQDPTALSLAALVSEIEEHCARLNRDGINPALLVDKLRPFTQLIWQHFSNDERRTFLQQYRARWNVNRHRIAQLIHQRVSEGLAQGKLQVERGEIRELQAAGAKIRVGLQDAGGEQRTIDGDLVMNCLGPQERLSAAASPLLQQLITDGIVALDDLDLGVRVTAEFATIDRDGRPSNVLYAIGPLLRGTLWETTAVPELRVQTFQVAHILGEIPLRLDRPDPTWPAQRGMELIEYCI